From Streptomyces sp. 6-11-2, one genomic window encodes:
- a CDS encoding class I SAM-dependent methyltransferase — MTPGVTTPADFEAGDTPAPELNVRPLVDTTLLPDWRGAGKVVHSAHRVYEHLISLWAPGVIEAAHDLGVFAELNTGPKTGDQLARACAANPRAMRVLMDGLYAYDIVDRVPAEDGPAVYRMPEEMRECLLPDGLFSLVGKIEYDRQLAWHSWRNLADSVRGDNRDEAGRLQLNQITEHNYESLVRGINFWAPPIVEALRGGFETLEWPTDRPASVLDIGCGTGLYSQLLLRAFQQWRATGLEAPSIAPIAMAQAERLGVADRFDVQVRDFWTESWGRDHDLLVFVNIFHLQTPESAQELLRKSKEALSRDGLVCIADHLVTDEKDAKSVQDRFAMLFAASMLATGGGDAFLLNDYDQWLASAGLRRVAVLDTPMHRILLAGHA, encoded by the coding sequence ATGACGCCTGGTGTCACCACGCCCGCTGACTTCGAGGCGGGCGACACACCCGCGCCGGAACTCAACGTCCGTCCGCTCGTGGACACCACACTGCTTCCCGACTGGCGGGGTGCCGGCAAGGTCGTGCACTCCGCCCACCGGGTGTACGAGCATCTGATCTCGCTGTGGGCGCCCGGCGTCATCGAGGCCGCGCACGACCTCGGTGTGTTCGCCGAGTTGAACACCGGGCCGAAGACCGGCGACCAGCTCGCGCGGGCCTGTGCCGCCAACCCGCGGGCGATGCGGGTGCTGATGGACGGCCTGTACGCCTACGACATCGTCGACCGCGTCCCGGCCGAGGACGGCCCCGCGGTCTACCGGATGCCGGAGGAGATGCGCGAATGCCTGCTGCCGGACGGGCTGTTCAGTCTGGTCGGCAAGATCGAGTACGACCGTCAGCTGGCCTGGCACTCCTGGCGCAACCTGGCGGACTCGGTGCGCGGCGACAACCGCGACGAGGCCGGCCGGCTCCAGCTCAACCAGATCACCGAGCACAACTACGAATCCCTGGTGCGTGGCATCAACTTCTGGGCGCCGCCGATCGTCGAAGCGCTGCGCGGCGGGTTCGAGACGCTGGAGTGGCCCACCGACCGGCCGGCCTCCGTGCTGGACATCGGCTGCGGGACCGGCCTGTACAGCCAGTTGCTGCTGCGGGCGTTCCAGCAGTGGCGGGCCACCGGCCTGGAGGCCCCGAGCATCGCCCCGATCGCCATGGCGCAGGCCGAACGGCTCGGCGTCGCCGACCGGTTCGACGTCCAGGTGCGCGACTTCTGGACCGAGAGCTGGGGCCGCGACCACGACCTGCTGGTCTTCGTCAACATCTTCCATCTCCAGACCCCCGAGTCGGCGCAGGAGCTGCTGCGCAAGTCCAAGGAGGCCCTGTCGCGGGACGGCCTGGTCTGCATCGCCGACCACCTGGTCACCGACGAGAAGGACGCCAAGTCGGTCCAGGACCGGTTCGCGATGCTGTTCGCCGCGTCCATGCTGGCCACTGGAGGCGGTGACGCCTTCCTGCTGAACGACTACGACCAGTGGCTGGCCTCGGCCGGACTGCGGCGGGTCGCGGTGCTGGACACCCCGATGCACCGGATCCTGCTCGCCGGGCACGCCTGA
- a CDS encoding ABC transporter permease has translation MAEFLGDLRAIAGRHLWHLLRLPEKLIGFTVMPVAMVVGLGVLFGGSMRVPGGGQYGAYVSAGVVTSLAVSTVALSALGVVDDLQNGMFDRLRSLPVDRAAILSGRILVDSLPVAVAMVSVVPAAWIAGWAVGVRPTAALAAVSLELLLGLGCSCLGICLGLTFRNAEAVTSVVPVCLLPATFLSNAFVPPDGLPGWLRQVVGWNPVTAVNSTVRDLLGTEGTATGAGFPDRHAAPLAVVFCLLVIAVAAPAAARAYGRAGPMR, from the coding sequence ATGGCGGAGTTCCTCGGCGACTTGCGGGCGATCGCAGGCCGGCACCTGTGGCATCTGCTGCGCCTGCCGGAGAAGCTGATCGGGTTCACCGTGATGCCGGTCGCGATGGTGGTCGGCCTCGGGGTCCTGTTCGGCGGCAGCATGCGGGTTCCCGGCGGCGGGCAGTACGGCGCGTACGTGTCGGCGGGCGTGGTCACCTCGCTCGCCGTCTCGACGGTCGCGCTGTCCGCGCTGGGCGTCGTCGACGACCTCCAGAACGGCATGTTCGACCGGCTCCGCTCCCTTCCGGTCGACCGCGCGGCCATCCTCTCCGGACGGATCCTCGTGGACTCGCTGCCCGTCGCGGTGGCGATGGTCAGTGTGGTGCCCGCCGCGTGGATCGCCGGCTGGGCCGTCGGTGTCCGGCCGACGGCGGCGCTGGCCGCGGTGAGCCTGGAACTGCTGCTGGGCCTGGGGTGTTCATGTCTGGGAATCTGTCTGGGGCTCACCTTCCGCAACGCGGAGGCGGTCACCTCGGTCGTACCGGTGTGCCTCCTTCCGGCGACGTTCCTGTCCAACGCGTTCGTGCCCCCGGACGGCCTGCCCGGCTGGCTGCGTCAGGTGGTCGGCTGGAACCCGGTGACCGCGGTGAACAGCACCGTGCGCGACCTGCTCGGCACGGAGGGGACGGCCACCGGCGCCGGTTTCCCGGACCGCCACGCGGCGCCGCTCGCCGTCGTCTTCTGTCTGCTGGTGATCGCCGTGGCCGCTCCGGCGGCGGCGCGTGCCTACGGCCGCGCCGGACCGATGCGGTGA
- a CDS encoding ATP-binding cassette domain-containing protein, with the protein MDIAIRAEGLSKRYGGKQVKDALNGVDLSVPAGTVFGLLGPNGAGKTTTVRILATLLSADGGEATVAGFDVRRQAKEVRRRIGLTGQYAAVDERLTGRENLRLIGTLYHLGRSATRARADELLERLDLTEAAGRPVKTYSGGMRRRLDLAASLIAEPPVLFLDEPTTGLDLSSRLTLWEVIRTQVSRGVTVLLTTQYLEEADQLADHIAVLKDGGVVAEGTPDELKDRVGDDRLRVTAASSDDVVALTKVLSRFGVEEPLVDEEKRTVSMPMTEGVGGIATVATELVRAGIPVADFRLSRPSMDEVFLSLTGPATRPVTEGAAT; encoded by the coding sequence GTGGACATTGCAATTCGGGCCGAGGGGCTGAGCAAACGTTACGGTGGAAAGCAGGTCAAGGACGCGCTGAACGGTGTCGACCTGTCGGTCCCCGCCGGCACGGTGTTCGGGCTGCTCGGCCCCAACGGCGCCGGGAAGACCACGACCGTGCGCATCCTGGCCACCCTGCTCTCCGCGGACGGCGGCGAGGCGACCGTGGCCGGGTTCGACGTGCGCCGCCAGGCGAAGGAGGTCCGCCGGCGCATCGGGCTGACCGGGCAGTACGCGGCGGTGGACGAACGGTTGACCGGCCGGGAGAACCTCCGGCTGATCGGCACCCTCTACCACCTCGGCCGGAGCGCCACCCGGGCCAGGGCGGACGAGCTGCTCGAACGGCTCGACCTGACCGAGGCGGCCGGCCGGCCGGTGAAGACCTACTCCGGCGGCATGCGGCGCAGGCTCGACCTCGCCGCCAGCCTGATCGCCGAGCCGCCGGTGCTGTTCCTGGACGAGCCGACCACCGGACTCGACCTGTCCAGCCGGCTGACCCTGTGGGAGGTCATCCGCACCCAGGTGAGCCGCGGTGTCACCGTCCTGCTCACCACCCAGTACCTCGAAGAGGCCGACCAACTCGCCGACCACATCGCGGTGTTGAAGGACGGCGGTGTCGTCGCCGAAGGCACCCCGGACGAGTTGAAGGACCGGGTGGGCGACGACCGGCTGCGGGTCACCGCCGCCTCCTCGGACGACGTCGTCGCTCTCACCAAGGTGCTGAGCCGGTTCGGCGTCGAGGAACCGCTCGTGGACGAGGAGAAGAGGACGGTCTCCATGCCGATGACCGAAGGCGTCGGCGGCATCGCGACGGTGGCCACCGAACTGGTCCGGGCCGGCATCCCGGTGGCCGACTTCCGGCTCAGCCGTCCCTCGATGGACGAGGTCTTCCTGTCCCTGACCGGCCCCGCGACGCGGCCGGTGACCGAAGGAGCGGCGACGTGA
- a CDS encoding flavin reductase family protein — MSSFPTGVSVVTTVDADGRPRGMTCSSLSSVSLDPPVLSVCLTVTSRTLGALRAHGFFGVNLLGVHAGGVARLFADSSLSHFEHVPWQPVGSAGLPRLGGDTVAFAACRVADAKAVGDHVVVFGEVFGTDCADGTPLLYGRRRFAAWPQTAPDPA, encoded by the coding sequence ATGAGTTCCTTCCCGACCGGTGTGTCCGTGGTGACCACGGTCGACGCGGACGGCAGGCCGCGCGGAATGACCTGCTCCTCCCTCTCGAGCGTCAGCCTCGATCCGCCGGTCCTGTCCGTCTGCCTGACGGTCACCAGCCGAACGCTCGGCGCGCTGCGCGCCCACGGCTTCTTCGGGGTGAATCTGCTCGGGGTCCACGCCGGCGGCGTCGCCCGCCTGTTCGCCGACTCCTCGCTCAGCCACTTCGAGCACGTGCCGTGGCAACCGGTCGGCAGCGCCGGACTCCCCCGGCTCGGCGGTGACACCGTCGCGTTCGCCGCCTGCCGGGTGGCCGACGCCAAGGCCGTCGGCGACCATGTCGTCGTATTCGGCGAGGTGTTCGGCACCGACTGCGCCGACGGCACACCGCTGCTCTACGGCCGCCGGCGGTTCGCCGCCTGGCCCCAAACGGCTCCGGACCCCGCCTGA
- a CDS encoding DUF3995 domain-containing protein has translation MLLHVYWAVGGTWGLPLLARHNKSAVQAVNWVVSALMLFGALFVLALNRRTGSRVRAWVLLVPMWIAAVVCVSHALYGFVTKALYLSGRHGAVDFPVVPGVGTAEAAEANHLSAVQDLLVFEPCFMVQGVVLALAAWQFIRTRSGRRKWWTSLAVGIVVIDVFGALLSLAGARFALS, from the coding sequence ATGCTTCTCCACGTGTACTGGGCGGTGGGCGGCACCTGGGGACTGCCGCTCCTGGCGCGCCACAACAAGTCCGCGGTGCAGGCGGTCAACTGGGTGGTGAGCGCCCTCATGCTGTTCGGCGCGCTCTTCGTCCTCGCGCTGAATCGCCGGACGGGGAGCCGAGTTCGCGCCTGGGTGCTGCTGGTGCCGATGTGGATCGCGGCGGTGGTGTGCGTCTCCCACGCCCTTTACGGATTCGTCACCAAGGCCCTGTACCTGAGCGGACGCCACGGCGCGGTCGACTTCCCGGTCGTGCCCGGTGTCGGCACGGCTGAGGCGGCCGAGGCGAACCATCTCTCGGCCGTGCAGGACCTCCTGGTGTTCGAGCCGTGCTTCATGGTCCAGGGCGTGGTGCTGGCCCTGGCCGCCTGGCAGTTCATCCGCACCCGGAGCGGCCGCCGCAAGTGGTGGACGTCGTTGGCCGTGGGCATCGTGGTGATCGACGTGTTCGGCGCCCTGCTCTCGCTCGCCGGCGCGCGCTTCGCGCTCTCCTGA
- a CDS encoding ABC transporter permease yields the protein MSEFLSDCLALTGRHLRHLSRVPERLLSVTLMPVMYVIVFGFLFGSAMRVEGGNYREYIMAGIFAQVMLANLQTTAVGVVDDLRNGLVDRFRSLPMSRYAVLIGRTVSDLLLSTIAIVVMAAVGSLIGWRVHTGAPRILAAFGILLLLGLGAAWLGALLGLSLRNVEAVSAVMSMVMMPLTFLSSAFIPLSGLPEWLRAIAVWNPLSAVVGALRQLFGNPTSVGDTSFPSVHPVPVAVVLIAVMIALAMPLAARRYQTAAAR from the coding sequence GTGAGCGAGTTCCTGAGCGATTGCCTCGCCCTGACGGGCCGTCACCTCAGGCATCTGTCCCGGGTGCCGGAGCGGCTGCTGAGCGTGACGCTGATGCCGGTGATGTACGTGATCGTCTTCGGGTTCCTGTTCGGCAGCGCCATGCGGGTCGAGGGCGGCAACTACCGCGAGTACATCATGGCCGGCATCTTCGCGCAGGTCATGCTGGCCAACCTGCAGACGACCGCGGTCGGCGTGGTCGACGACCTGCGCAACGGCCTGGTCGACCGGTTCCGCTCGCTTCCCATGTCCCGCTACGCCGTACTGATCGGACGCACCGTCTCCGACCTGCTGCTGTCCACGATCGCCATCGTCGTGATGGCCGCGGTCGGCTCCTTGATCGGCTGGCGGGTGCACACCGGCGCCCCGCGCATCCTGGCCGCCTTCGGCATCCTGCTGCTGCTCGGCCTGGGCGCCGCCTGGCTCGGCGCGCTGCTCGGGCTGTCCCTGCGCAACGTCGAGGCGGTCAGCGCGGTGATGTCCATGGTCATGATGCCGCTCACGTTCCTGTCCAGCGCGTTCATCCCGCTCAGCGGGCTGCCCGAGTGGCTGCGCGCCATCGCGGTGTGGAACCCGCTGTCGGCGGTGGTCGGGGCACTGCGCCAGCTGTTCGGCAACCCCACCTCCGTCGGGGACACCTCCTTCCCCTCGGTTCACCCGGTCCCCGTCGCCGTGGTCCTCATCGCGGTGATGATCGCGCTGGCCATGCCGCTCGCCGCCCGCAGGTACCAGACCGCGGCGGCCCGGTGA
- a CDS encoding MupA/Atu3671 family FMN-dependent luciferase-like monooxygenase, whose translation MDFGLFYFANDKEDAGDRYRLLIEGAKFADTHDFASVWTPERHFHAFGGLYPNPAVTGAAVAAVTEKVAVRAGSVVAPLHHPVRIAEEWSVVDNLSKGRVGIAFASGWHAADFVLRPEGYPTRRSGLIDSVRAIRSLWRQEPATLVDGAGESVDVTVFPPPVQRELPVWLTSAGNPQTFREAGEMGAGVLTHLLGQGVDVLEKRIGEYRQSFRDHHDETEGDGHVALMLHTFVGTDREKVRQTVREPFSKYLASSFDLVIHAAKAAGANAVALDLNKMSPTDIDFLVGQAFDRYFETSGLFGTVEDGLRMCERLYEIGVDEIACLIDFGVETDEVLAGLAHLDRLRQAWREREQAR comes from the coding sequence ATGGATTTCGGCCTTTTCTACTTCGCGAACGACAAGGAGGACGCCGGCGACAGATACCGGCTGCTGATCGAGGGAGCCAAGTTCGCCGACACCCACGATTTCGCGTCGGTGTGGACCCCGGAACGTCACTTCCACGCGTTCGGCGGCCTCTATCCGAATCCGGCGGTGACGGGCGCCGCGGTGGCCGCGGTCACGGAAAAGGTCGCGGTGCGGGCCGGCAGTGTGGTGGCCCCGCTGCACCATCCGGTGCGCATCGCCGAGGAATGGTCCGTCGTCGACAATCTGTCCAAGGGAAGGGTCGGCATCGCATTCGCCTCCGGCTGGCACGCCGCCGACTTCGTACTCCGCCCGGAGGGATATCCGACCCGCAGGTCCGGTCTGATCGACTCGGTGCGGGCGATCCGGAGCCTCTGGCGGCAGGAGCCCGCGACGCTCGTCGACGGCGCGGGCGAGAGCGTCGACGTGACGGTCTTCCCGCCCCCGGTCCAGCGGGAGTTGCCGGTCTGGCTGACCAGCGCCGGCAACCCGCAGACGTTCCGCGAGGCGGGCGAGATGGGCGCCGGGGTGCTGACCCACCTGCTGGGCCAGGGTGTCGACGTGCTGGAGAAGCGGATCGGCGAGTACCGGCAGTCCTTCCGCGACCACCACGACGAGACCGAGGGCGACGGACATGTCGCGCTGATGCTGCACACCTTCGTCGGCACGGACCGGGAGAAGGTCAGGCAGACGGTCCGCGAGCCGTTCAGCAAGTACCTGGCCAGCTCCTTCGACCTGGTCATCCACGCCGCCAAGGCGGCGGGCGCGAACGCGGTCGCGCTGGATCTGAACAAGATGAGCCCCACGGACATCGACTTCCTGGTCGGCCAGGCGTTCGACCGCTACTTCGAGACCAGCGGCCTGTTCGGCACGGTCGAGGACGGCCTGCGGATGTGCGAGCGGCTGTACGAGATCGGCGTGGACGAGATCGCCTGTCTGATCGACTTCGGTGTGGAGACCGACGAGGTGCTGGCCGGACTGGCCCATCTCGACCGGCTCAGGCAGGCGTGGCGGGAACGCGAGCAGGCGCGGTGA
- a CDS encoding thioesterase II family protein: MSAAAGVSPSKWLRCYRKVARPRLRLVCFPHAGGAASMFRDWPQWLPDDIEVTGVCYPGRQDRVLEPCIDEMGALTTPIADVLQCYAGERLVLFGHSMGASVAYEVALRLQQRTGSAPGRLFVSGQLPPHRVVPKSVHLGGDDAIVAEVRRLGDPDADTVLDDPDLRELVLPAIRADFRLIGTYLPRPVTPLATPVTAYVGSEDEQVPVEGLREWAAVSATGRFDHRVYPGGHFYLMDDPEALVRDLADRLTGHLAAARVAG; the protein is encoded by the coding sequence GTGAGCGCGGCCGCCGGGGTGAGCCCGTCGAAGTGGCTGCGCTGCTACCGCAAGGTGGCCCGCCCCCGTCTGCGGCTGGTGTGCTTTCCCCATGCGGGCGGCGCGGCCAGCATGTTCCGTGACTGGCCGCAGTGGCTGCCCGACGACATCGAGGTGACCGGGGTGTGCTACCCGGGCCGTCAGGACCGGGTCCTGGAGCCGTGCATCGACGAGATGGGCGCGCTGACCACGCCGATCGCCGACGTGCTCCAGTGTTACGCGGGAGAGAGGCTCGTGCTGTTCGGGCACAGCATGGGTGCCTCCGTCGCCTACGAGGTGGCCCTGCGCCTCCAGCAGCGCACCGGCTCGGCGCCGGGCCGGCTGTTCGTCTCCGGCCAGTTGCCGCCGCACCGCGTGGTGCCCAAGAGCGTGCACCTGGGCGGCGACGACGCGATCGTGGCGGAGGTACGCCGGCTCGGCGACCCCGACGCCGACACGGTGCTGGACGATCCGGACCTGCGGGAGCTGGTACTGCCCGCGATCCGTGCGGACTTCCGGTTGATCGGCACCTACCTCCCGCGCCCGGTCACCCCGCTGGCCACCCCGGTGACCGCGTACGTGGGGAGCGAGGACGAGCAGGTGCCGGTCGAGGGCCTGCGGGAGTGGGCGGCGGTGAGCGCCACCGGCCGCTTCGACCACCGCGTCTACCCCGGCGGCCACTTCTACCTGATGGACGACCCCGAAGCCCTCGTCCGCGACCTGGCCGACCGTCTGACCGGCCACCTGGCCGCCGCCCGCGTCGCCGGCTGA
- a CDS encoding LysR family transcriptional regulator has protein sequence MHERELRAFVAIAEIGRMDLAAKKLGYSQPAISYQIICLERSLGIKLFTRNSGGTTLTREGQMILSSARATLMLIENIKRECMEFSRAPVAVTSLVP, from the coding sequence ATGCACGAACGCGAGTTGCGCGCTTTTGTCGCGATTGCCGAAATAGGCCGAATGGATCTCGCAGCCAAGAAGCTCGGATACTCGCAACCGGCAATAAGTTACCAGATCATATGCCTTGAGCGATCTTTGGGTATCAAGCTGTTCACCCGGAATTCAGGCGGCACCACTCTGACCCGAGAAGGACAGATGATCCTGTCATCGGCGCGCGCGACTCTGATGCTGATCGAGAACATCAAGAGAGAATGCATGGAATTCAGCAGAGCGCCCGTGGCCGTCACGAGCCTGGTGCCCTGA
- a CDS encoding cobalamin B12-binding domain-containing protein, whose product MAQREKEIVGVGTFPAPGDRGTVVVSGLASDAHTWNLVYLQLVIEELGYRVVNLGPCVPDDVLVAECRRIDPALVVIGSVNGHGRTDGLRAVARLRACPELAATPMVIGGKLTVSDENVGRHARALVAAGFDAVFPDQASDAADFTAFVASLPPAPQPALSAGRPR is encoded by the coding sequence GTGGCACAGCGGGAAAAGGAAATCGTCGGCGTGGGCACGTTCCCGGCCCCCGGGGACCGGGGCACCGTGGTGGTGTCGGGCCTGGCGAGCGACGCGCACACGTGGAACCTGGTCTATCTCCAGCTGGTCATCGAGGAACTCGGCTACCGCGTGGTCAACCTCGGGCCCTGTGTGCCGGACGACGTACTGGTCGCCGAATGCCGCCGGATCGATCCGGCGCTGGTCGTCATCGGCAGTGTCAACGGGCACGGCCGCACCGACGGCCTGCGCGCGGTCGCCCGGCTGCGCGCCTGCCCGGAACTGGCCGCCACGCCCATGGTGATCGGCGGCAAGCTCACGGTGTCCGACGAGAACGTGGGCCGGCACGCGCGGGCCCTGGTGGCCGCGGGCTTCGACGCGGTCTTCCCCGACCAGGCCTCGGACGCGGCCGACTTCACGGCGTTCGTCGCCTCGCTCCCGCCCGCCCCGCAGCCGGCGCTGAGCGCGGGGAGACCCCGGTGA
- a CDS encoding methylaspartate mutase, whose translation MTALVPRRSAHTQPGFGAFVRARAQAGALVVQPRMGFGDPERMRAGLAATKAAEGHTVGTLTLDSYTRVGDLAAIRHARHEGLPLNGYPIVSHRDATTRAMLAGVRDAGFPVQVRHGSALPQHIFRKLIALGLDATEGGPVSYCLPYGRTPLAESIAAWRQCTELFSGLRDQGAEPHLETFGGCMMGQLCPPSQLVALSVLEALFFRAYGCRSVSVSYAQQTHAGQDAEAVFALRRLCAELLPDVDWHVVVYAYMGAYPVTEPGAYRLLGQAAELAVRTGSERLIVKTVAESRRIPTIAENVAALEYAARAAETVRPVPAPDTDTQTYAEALALVDAVLNLHTDPARALLLAFERGYLDIPYCVHPDNRGRTRSRLDEEGRLCWAEIGALPLTRLVRTGQGREVTAAGLLGDLSYLRRKLDREAAVHDRAAAAVTASDPR comes from the coding sequence GTGACGGCCCTGGTACCGAGACGGTCCGCCCACACGCAGCCGGGATTCGGCGCCTTCGTCCGCGCGCGGGCGCAGGCCGGCGCTCTCGTCGTGCAGCCGCGGATGGGTTTCGGTGATCCGGAGCGGATGCGGGCGGGACTGGCCGCCACCAAGGCGGCCGAAGGGCACACCGTCGGCACACTGACCCTGGACAGTTACACCAGGGTCGGCGATCTGGCCGCGATCCGCCACGCCCGGCACGAGGGCCTGCCGCTCAACGGCTACCCGATCGTCAGCCACCGCGACGCCACGACCCGGGCGATGCTGGCCGGTGTCCGGGACGCCGGCTTCCCGGTACAGGTGCGGCACGGATCCGCCCTGCCCCAGCACATCTTCCGCAAGCTGATCGCGCTGGGCCTGGACGCGACCGAGGGCGGGCCCGTGTCCTACTGCCTGCCCTACGGGCGTACCCCGCTGGCCGAGTCGATCGCGGCCTGGCGGCAGTGCACGGAACTGTTCTCCGGGCTGCGTGACCAGGGCGCCGAACCGCACCTGGAGACCTTCGGCGGCTGCATGATGGGCCAACTGTGCCCGCCCAGCCAGCTGGTGGCGCTCAGCGTGCTGGAGGCGCTGTTCTTCCGCGCCTACGGCTGCCGCAGCGTCTCGGTGAGCTATGCCCAGCAGACGCACGCCGGCCAGGACGCCGAGGCCGTGTTCGCGCTGCGCCGGCTGTGCGCCGAGCTGTTGCCCGACGTGGACTGGCACGTGGTCGTCTACGCCTACATGGGGGCGTACCCGGTCACCGAGCCCGGTGCGTACCGGCTGCTCGGCCAGGCCGCCGAACTGGCGGTGCGGACCGGCTCCGAGCGGCTCATCGTCAAGACCGTCGCCGAGTCGCGGCGGATCCCCACCATCGCGGAGAACGTGGCCGCCCTGGAGTACGCGGCGCGGGCGGCCGAGACGGTCCGGCCGGTGCCCGCCCCGGACACGGACACGCAGACGTACGCGGAGGCGCTGGCGCTGGTCGACGCGGTGCTGAACCTGCACACCGATCCCGCTCGCGCGCTGCTGCTGGCCTTCGAACGCGGTTATCTCGACATCCCGTACTGCGTGCATCCGGACAACCGGGGCCGTACGCGCAGCCGACTGGACGAGGAGGGCAGGCTGTGCTGGGCCGAGATCGGAGCGCTGCCGCTGACGCGTCTGGTGCGGACCGGGCAGGGCCGTGAGGTGACCGCGGCGGGTCTGCTGGGGGATCTCTCCTATCTGCGGCGCAAGTTGGACCGTGAGGCGGCGGTTCACGACCGCGCCGCCGCCGCGGTGACGGCCTCCGATCCGAGGTGA
- a CDS encoding MBL fold metallo-hydrolase, translating to MAGFRPSNPGLRALRPEAFGADPSGERMARIRRSPHFKDGVFQNPGGPARTRPSGSTPAFARRYLDKDERRRRAPRGTVPMHATTLADLAKPAATGLRLTWMGHSSVLAEIDGQRVLFDPVWGERCSPFPFAGPRRLHPVPLPLAALGPVDVVVISHDHYDHLDLPTIKALAGTDTVFAVPLGVGAHLEHWGVSADRLRELDWHEATKVGGLTLTATPARHFCGRALRNTQHTLWASWAVAGEEHRIYHSGDTGYFDGFRQIGADHGPFDATMIQIGAYSEFWPDIHMTPEEGVRAHLDLQGYTPSGVLLPIHWGTFTLAPHAWAEPGEWTKDAAEEAGQAVALPRPGEPFEPAGKVPAEPWWRPVSAPLSHPWRSVKGPEATPTVPAAPTAPGDLDLAGER from the coding sequence GTGGCAGGATTCCGTCCTTCGAACCCGGGGCTCCGTGCACTGCGGCCCGAAGCCTTCGGCGCCGACCCCAGCGGAGAGCGCATGGCGCGCATCCGCAGATCACCCCACTTCAAGGACGGCGTCTTCCAGAACCCCGGGGGTCCCGCCCGGACCCGGCCCTCCGGCTCGACGCCGGCCTTCGCGAGGCGCTACCTCGACAAGGACGAACGCCGGCGCCGCGCCCCGCGCGGCACCGTACCCATGCACGCCACCACGCTCGCCGACCTGGCGAAGCCCGCGGCCACCGGTCTGCGGCTGACCTGGATGGGACACTCCAGCGTCCTCGCGGAGATCGACGGGCAGCGGGTGCTGTTCGACCCCGTGTGGGGAGAGCGCTGCTCACCGTTCCCCTTCGCAGGGCCCCGCCGGCTGCACCCGGTGCCGCTGCCGCTGGCCGCGCTCGGCCCGGTCGACGTCGTCGTCATCTCCCACGACCACTACGACCACCTGGACCTGCCCACCATCAAGGCGCTGGCCGGCACGGACACCGTCTTCGCCGTGCCGCTCGGCGTCGGTGCCCACCTCGAGCACTGGGGCGTGTCCGCCGACCGCCTGCGCGAACTGGACTGGCACGAGGCCACCAAGGTCGGCGGGCTCACGCTGACCGCGACCCCCGCCCGCCACTTCTGCGGCCGGGCCCTGCGCAACACCCAGCACACCCTGTGGGCCTCCTGGGCCGTCGCGGGCGAGGAGCACCGGATCTACCACAGCGGTGACACCGGCTACTTCGACGGCTTCCGGCAGATCGGAGCGGACCACGGCCCGTTCGACGCGACGATGATCCAGATCGGCGCGTACTCCGAGTTCTGGCCGGACATCCACATGACGCCCGAGGAAGGGGTCCGTGCCCACCTCGACCTGCAGGGGTACACGCCGTCCGGCGTGCTGCTGCCGATCCACTGGGGCACCTTCACCCTCGCCCCGCACGCCTGGGCCGAGCCCGGCGAGTGGACGAAGGACGCCGCCGAGGAGGCGGGACAGGCAGTGGCGCTCCCGCGGCCGGGGGAGCCCTTCGAACCCGCGGGCAAGGTGCCCGCGGAGCCGTGGTGGCGACCGGTGTCCGCGCCCCTCTCCCACCCGTGGCGCAGCGTCAAGGGGCCGGAGGCCACGCCGACCGTCCCGGCCGCGCCGACCGCCCCGGGCGATCTCGACCTCGCCGGCGAGCGGTGA